The genomic DNA TGCCGTACCGCCCGACGGTCAGCGTGCCCCCGGTCGGGTTCATCCGGCCGGCCAGGGTGAGCAGCAGGCTGGTCCGCCCGCTCCCGGCCTGCCCGGTGACGGCGGTCAGGCTGCCCGGCTCGGCCGCGACGCCGACGTCGCGGTAGACCCACCCGTGCGCACCCCGCAGGGACAGACCGTCCGCACGCACCGCGACCCCCTGGAACACCGCACTCTCCGATTCTTAAACTGACCAGTCAGTACAAAAACTACCACGTCAGAAACCATCGGTGCGCGGTACCTCATGCACGGGCGTCCGGGCGGGAAGAACGCCTCATTCGAGAACGCCCGGTGCCGCCGGGCCGCCACCGCATCGATCGGTGGCGGCCCGGTCCGCTCGCCGGGCCAGGGCGTGTCCGTGCCTCTTGGGGCGCCGGGTTCTCCGGAGCACCGGTCCTCTGGGGCGCCGGTTCGCCGGAGCGCCAGGTCCTCCGGAGCTCCGGGTTCTCCGGAGCGCCGCTAGAACGCCGCGGAGCCGTACTCCTGCAGGAAGAGCGCCTCCGCCACGGCCGTACGGCGGAGCTCCTCGATGTTGACCCGCTCGTTGGGCGCGTGGATCGAGGCGTCGTCGTCCTCGGCGCCGAAGAGCAGGATCGACGCGGCGGGGAACTGCTTGACGAGCGTGGAGACCAGCGGGATCGAGCCACCGGCGCCGACGTCACGCGGCGGGCGGCCGAAGGCCCGCTCCATCGCCCGGTTCAGGGCGGCCCGGGCGGCCCCGCCGGAGTCGGCGAGGTAGCCGGAACCCAGCACGTAGTCGCCGACGTTCACCTCGACACCCCAGGGGGCGACCTGCCTGAGGTAGTCGACGACGGCGTCCACGGTCGTCTTCGGGTCGCCCGCCGGGGGCACGCGCACGGTCACCCGGGCTCGCGCGAGCGCCTGGACCGCGTTGATGGCACCGGAGACGGTCGGCACGTCCAGGCCGGTGACCGTGATGGCGTAGGAGGCCCACAGGCGGTCGGCCAGCGTGCCGGAACCGACCAGCGAGACGCCGTCGAGCACGCCCGCGGTCGCCCGGAACTCCTCCTCCGAGGGACCGGAGCCGAGGAAGGCGCCACGCGGCAGGCCCGGCACCCGGATGTCGCCGTGGTCGTCGTGCAGGGTGGCCAGCATGCGGATCAGCGCCGCGAGGGCGTCCGGGGCGGCGCCGCCGAACGAACCGCTGTGCAGCGACTCCTTCAGGGCGCGCACCTCGACGGTGAAGGCGCCCATGCCGCGCAGCGAGGTGGTCACCGCCGGGTCGCCCACTGCGGGGTTGCCGGTGTCGGCGACGACGATCGCGTCGGCGCGGAGCAG from Streptosporangium sp. NBC_01756 includes the following:
- a CDS encoding M20/M25/M40 family metallo-hydrolase produces the protein MSPDEIEGAVTAGLPQAVEDLKRLVAIPSVAFPGHPEEPVHAAAAATEELLRSAGLPHVRQIPVEGSFPAVYAEAPAPPGAPTVLLYAHYDVQPAGDPALWRTPAFEPTEIDGAIYGRGAADDKSGVISHVAALRAFRGNFPVGVKVIVEGQEEYAGERLEAFVERNPELLRADAIVVADTGNPAVGDPAVTTSLRGMGAFTVEVRALKESLHSGSFGGAAPDALAALIRMLATLHDDHGDIRVPGLPRGAFLGSGPSEEEFRATAGVLDGVSLVGSGTLADRLWASYAITVTGLDVPTVSGAINAVQALARARVTVRVPPAGDPKTTVDAVVDYLRQVAPWGVEVNVGDYVLGSGYLADSGGAARAALNRAMERAFGRPPRDVGAGGSIPLVSTLVKQFPAASILLFGAEDDDASIHAPNERVNIEELRRTAVAEALFLQEYGSAAF